ATCCGCGCGACGACCGGCCAGCAGTGGCTGTCGGTCGATCCCGAGGTCCGCGCGGCGGCGATGGACGCCGTCGGCGAGGTCTCCCGCGCGGAGTTCCGGAAGGTCTTCGACGCGCTCGTGCGGTACGATCCGCCGGAACTGACCGGCGTCGACGTCCCGACGCTCGTCGTCCACGGCGAGCAGGAAGCCCCGCAGGTCAAGCGCCAGGGTGCACAGATCGCGTCGGCCGTCGCCGACGGCCGTCAGGTGACGCTCGAGAAGGCCGGGCACCTCGTCAATCAGGACCGGCCGACTGCGTTCAACGCGGTGAGCGAGGACTTTCTGCACGGCCTCGCCGACGGGCTGGCCGCCCGTTGACTCGAGGGAGAGTGCGATCACTCAACGGGCCCTGAACGGTCGAACACGTCGCATTTCGACCGTTTAGTCGGATTTACCCAAAGTACGTTGGAGGAATGGTGATAGGGGAGTGACGTGTATTCTGTTCTTGTGAGTCAATCAAAATCGAGTACGAAGACCGTCGTCGTGTGTCAGTCCTGCGAGTCGGTCTTCGTCTCCGAAGTCAAACCCGACGGGACGATCCGACCGATCGGCGTTTCCGCGGACTGCACCTGCGGCGACGGCGATTTCCGTCGAATTTCGGGGACGGCCGACCTCGAGTAAGGTCGATCGAGTAACGCGGTCGTTCGGCGTTCAGTTCGATTCAACTGAGATTCATTCTTCGTGCCTCTCGGGACACCGAATTCGAGGACGCACAGCGACGGCTCTCCGGTCAAAGTCCGGTGTCTCCTCGGTCGATGGGAAATACCCGCACGTCGTGACGATTGAATCACACGACCGGTTGAACTAATTGAATTCGGTTGAATCCGGCGGAAATCGACAGACACGCGTCAGACGCCTCCACAACGCTTATTCGCGCGGACACGACTTGTATGAGCAATGGCCGGGTTAGACGACGTGTTCGGGGAGCTCTTCTCCGGTGCCGACGCGATTTTGCTGTTCGCACCGAGCGGATCGTTCTACGAACGGTTTCGGGAGATCGACGACCTCGACGTCGTCGTTGTCGGCACGGAGAACGATGTCAACGCCGATACGTTCGTCGAACTCCCCCTCGAGTTCGAGAACGTCTCCGAACGGATCCGGTTCGCCCTCGAGGGCGCGTTAGAAGAGAACGTCGTCGACGACGGCGACGAACTCATCTGCGCGACGGGGGTCTTCGACGACGAGATCGATACCGTCTCCCGCGTGCGTGCGGACGCCGACTCCCACACCGGCATCTACGATCTGTTCGCCCAGTCTCGGGCCGAACCCGAGGTCATCAAGTCCGTCCTCGAGGTGGCGATCGAACTCGGACAGAAGGGCCAGAAGGGCAAACCCGTCGGCGCCTTGTTCGTCGTCGGCGACGCCGGCAAGGTGATGAACAAGTCCCGGCCCCTTTCTTACAACCCCTTCGAGAAGTCCCACGTCCACGTCGGCGACCCGATCGTGAACGTGATGCTCAAAGAGTTCTCGCGGCTGGACGGCGCGTTCGTCATCTCCGACGCCGGCAAGATCGTCTCGGCCTACCGCTACCTCGAGCCGTCCGCCGAGGGGATCGACATTCCGAAGGGTCTGGGCGCGCGGCACATGTCCGGCGCGGCGATTACGCGGGATACGAACGCGGTCTCGATCGTGCTCTCCGAGAGCGACGGGCTCGTCCGGGCGTTCAAGGCCGGCGAGCTTATTCTGGAGGTCGATCCGGAGGCGTACTGATATGAACTGGCAGACGTTTCTCGACGAGCCGGCGGTGATCGCAGCCGCGGTGTTGGCGCTCGGATTCGTCGTCGGCTACCTCGTCGGGCGGCTCAACAAGGAACTGTTGGCGGCGTCGGGCGTGCCCGATGCCGTCGAGGGGACGCCCTTCGAGCGGACGGCCCAGTCGCTGGGCACGTCGACGGTCGAGATCGTCGCCCGCCTCAGTTCGTGGTTCATCTACGGGATCGCGGTCCTGACGGCGATCCACATCGCCCAGCTGCTGGACACGGAGGCCTTCTGGTTTCAGGTCACGCAGTACATCCCACAGGTCTTCATCGCGGTGCTCGTCCTGATCCTCGGGTTCATCGTCGCGGACAAGGCGGAACTCGTCGTCAGCGAGTACCTCCGGAGCGTCAAACTGCCGGAGGTCTCGATCATCCCGCGGCTGGTCAAGTACTCCGTCCTCTACGTGGCCTTTCTCATCGCGCTGGGCCAGATCGGCGTCTACATCTACCCGCTGTTGATCCTGCTCGCCGTCTACGCGGCCGGGATCGTCGTCGTCGGTGCGGTCACCTTCAAGGACTTCCTCGTCTCGAGTGCGGCGGGGATCTACCTGCTGTTGAACCAGCCCTACGGTATCGGCGACGAGATCCGGATCGGCGACCAGGCCGGAATCGTCCAGGAGGTCGATCTGTTCGTGACGAAGATCGAGGACGACTCGGAGGAGTACATCGTGCCGAACCGCAAGGTGTTCGAGGAAGAAATCGTCCGCGTTCGCGACTAGCGATTCACCGCGTGCCGTCGGCGGTCTGCAGGCCGCTGCTCTCAGTCCTACGCCGTCCGCAGCCCTCAGTCCTCACTCCTCGAGATCGAGCGAGAGGCCCGGATGCCAGCGGTCCGCGCCGGCCTCGCGCTTGGCTGCGTCCATCTTCGCGAGCAGGTGCGTCGCGAGGGTGGCGGTTTCGGCGGCGCGAGATTCGCCCTCCGTGCGGAACTCGCCGGTCTCGCGGTTGGCGTAGACGGTACAGACGGCGCCGGCGCGCAGCCCGTAGATGTTCGCCAGCGTCATGATCGCGCTGGCCTCCATCTCGATGTTCTTGACGTTCGCTTCTTTGAGTTGCGCGACCAGGTCGTCGGCGCCGGCCGCCTCGAACCCCTCGAAGCCGGGCCGGCCCTGGCCCGCGTAGAAGGAGTCCGCGCTCATCGTGACCCCGGTGTGGTAGTCGTAGCCCAGCCGTTCGGCCGCGGCGACGAGCGCGCTGACGACCTCGTAATCCGCAGCAGCGGGGTAATCCTCCCGGACGTACTCGGCGCTGGTCCCCTCCTGGCGCACGCCGCCGGTGGTGATCACCAGATCGCCGACGTCCATCTCGGGCTGGATCGCACCGCAGGAACCGACGCGAATGAACGTCTCGACGCCGACCCGGGCGAGTTCCTCGACGGCGATCGCGGCCGAGGGGCTGCCGATCCCCGTCGACGTGACCGAGATCGGCGTCCCCTCGTAGCTCCCCGTCGCCGTCCGGTACTCCCGGTGGTGGGCGCGCATCTCGTGGTCGTCCCAGAAGGCGACGATCTTCTCGAGGCGCTCGGGGTTGCCCGGCAAGAGTACGGTGTCGGCGACGTCGTCCGGGCTGACCTCGAGGTGGTACTGTACGTCCGCGTTCGGGTCTTCGCTGTCCCCTGGCATCGCTGTTGAACGGGGAGCGATTCGGGCCGGCGCCGTATATAAATGCGGGGCCCGCGTAGACCGAATATGGCAATCGAGTCTCGTGGTACCGAGACGCAAGGGGAGAGCGAGTGGGAACTCGCGGATACCTACGTCGCCGCCATTCAGCACGACTTAGCGGATGTCCCCGAGGACGTAACCTACGTCGGCGTCGTCCGACAGCCGGCCCCGTGGTTTCACGCGGCCGTCGACGAGAACCACCCCGAACTCGGGCCCCCCGCCGACCTGCTCGAGTCGATGCGCGAGATCGAGGAGGACATGAAGATGCAGGGGCTGTGCGAGGAAGGCGCCCACAACGCGGCCTGGGATCAGGTCGGGTTCGAGGAGGCCTATTGCGACCACCTCGAGACGTCAACGGACGCGCAGGCGGCGCTCGAGGAACTCGTAGACCGACTCGAGTCGGGCGAGTCGATCGCCCTCGTCTGTTTCGAGAACACTGAGAAGAAGCGGTGTCACCGGACGGTTCTGCGGGAGCGCCTCGAGCGGCGGCTCGCCGGACGCCCCGAATCGGAGTCCTAGTCGTCCTCGAGCGTCTCCTGAGAGATCGTATTCGGCAGCAGGTCGCCGAGCGTGTACTCGGTCGGCGCCTCGCCTTCGCCTTCGTCGCAGATGACGACGAGATCGTCGTCGCAAAACTCCGCGAGCGTCTGGCGACACATCCCGCAGGGAGTGACGCCGTCCCGGCGGCCGGAACTGACGGCGATCCGCGCGAAGTCGTCGTGGCCTCGCTTGACCGCCTCGGCGACCGCCACCTCCTCCGCGTGGAGGCTGTTACTGAAGTTCGCGTTCTCGAGGTTACAGCCGACGAAGACCGCGCCGTCGGCCGTCTCGAGGGCGGCGCCGACGCGGTATTCGGAGTAGGGAACGTGGGCCCGGGACTGGATTTCGCGTGCGCGCTCGAGCAAGTCGTCGGAGTCGTCGGAATCAGCCATGCACCCTACTGTGCGGGGCGGAGACAAGAAGGCACTGCTGTCGGCGATTCGTCGGGTGAAAATCGACGGCGAGACGCGACCCGGTGCTCAGTCCTCGCCGGACTCGTAGTGATCGCCGGCGGCGTCGGGCAGCCGCGTGCGGCCGACGAGCACGAGGACGACGATGACCGTCATGTGCGGGATGACGCGGATGAGCTCCGTCGGAATGGCGTACCCCGCCGCCTGCATCCCGTTTTGCACCGCGTTGAGCCCGGCGAAGAGGAACGAGCCCAGCAGGGCGCCGATCGGGTGGTAGTTCGCGAGCAGGTAGGTCGCGATCGCGATGAATCCGCGGCCGTTGATCGCCGTGTCGCCGCCGCCGGCGAACGTTCCGAGGTCGCCCAGCGCGAAGCCGGCACCGCCGAGGCCGGCGAACACGCCCGAGAGGAGGACGGCGGCGTACCGGACCTTGCGGACGTCGACGCCGGCCGTGTCGAGCGCCTTGGGGTTCTCCCCGCTGGCGACGACCCAGCGCCCGAAGTTCGTCCGGGCGAGCAGGTACCAGCCGATGGCTGCGCCCGCGAGCATGATGTAGACCTGCGGTTCGGTGTCGAACAGCAGGTAGCCGACGAGCGGCAGGTCCGACAGGACCGGGATCGTCACGCTCGAGAAGCGGCCGACGCTGGCGGTGTTCGGGCTCCCGAAGACGATCTGGGACGCGAACGGCGCCAGCCCGAGCGAGATGAGCCAGACGGCGAGTCCCGCGATGATCTGGTCGGCCTTGAACTCGATACAGACGACCGCGAACAGCAGCGCGAACAGCACGCTGATGATCGTTCCGACGAGCAGGCCCCACCAGTGATTCGACAGGCCGGCCGTCGCCTCGCCGACGCCGAGCCAGTGGACGGCGACGATCGAGCTAAACGCCGAGACGATGAGCAGCCCCTCGATGCCGATGTTGATGACGCCGCTTTTCTCGGCGAAGATGCCGCCGATCGCCGCCAGCGCGATCGGCACGGCCAGCCGGAGCATCGCCGTGTGCGTGCTCGGACTGGCTGCGATCGAGAGCAACACGCCGGCCCACGAGTCGGGGGCGAGCAGGCCGACGACGATCCAGACGGCCAGCACGGCGCCGGCGCCGAGCAGTCCGATGGTGGTTCGCCGCGAGAACGGCAGTGTCGGTTCGTCAGCGTCCGCGTCGTTCGTGTCGGTCGGGGTTCCGGTGGGCTTACTCATCGGTGTCACCTCCAGTCTCAGCAGCGGCATCGGCGTCGCCGCCGTCCGCACGGGCCGGCCGCGTCGTCTCGAGGTCGACGAACCGTCGCCCGAACATCCGGAAGAACTCCGGCATCGCGACGAACAGGATGATCAGGCCGGTGAGGATGCCGACCAGTTCCGGCGGGACGTCCGTCGACGTCCCGATCGAGTTTCCGCCGCTGTCTAACACCCCGAACAGGAACGCCGCGGCGCCGACGCCGATCGGGTTGTTGCCGGCCAGCACCGACACTGCGATCCCGTCGAAGCCGATCGACGGCACGTTCTCGAGCCAGCTACCGTGAACCATCAGCACCCAGAACGCGCCGGCGACGCCGCCCAGCGCGCCCGAGAGGGTCATGCTGGCGACGGTCATGCGCTTCTCGTCGACGCCGCCGTAGGCGGCCGCCGCGGGCTGGGTGCCGCTCGTCCGCAGTTCGTAGCCGAACGAGGTGCGGGCGAACAGCCAGGCGATGCCGACCATGAGCGCGACGGCAAAGCCGAGCGCGAGCAGCGAGAAGTTCGCCGACCCGCCGAACCCGACGTACG
This portion of the Halopiger aswanensis genome encodes:
- the dacZ gene encoding diadenylate cyclase DacZ; its protein translation is MAGLDDVFGELFSGADAILLFAPSGSFYERFREIDDLDVVVVGTENDVNADTFVELPLEFENVSERIRFALEGALEENVVDDGDELICATGVFDDEIDTVSRVRADADSHTGIYDLFAQSRAEPEVIKSVLEVAIELGQKGQKGKPVGALFVVGDAGKVMNKSRPLSYNPFEKSHVHVGDPIVNVMLKEFSRLDGAFVISDAGKIVSAYRYLEPSAEGIDIPKGLGARHMSGAAITRDTNAVSIVLSESDGLVRAFKAGELILEVDPEAY
- a CDS encoding mechanosensitive ion channel family protein; translation: MNWQTFLDEPAVIAAAVLALGFVVGYLVGRLNKELLAASGVPDAVEGTPFERTAQSLGTSTVEIVARLSSWFIYGIAVLTAIHIAQLLDTEAFWFQVTQYIPQVFIAVLVLILGFIVADKAELVVSEYLRSVKLPEVSIIPRLVKYSVLYVAFLIALGQIGVYIYPLLILLAVYAAGIVVVGAVTFKDFLVSSAAGIYLLLNQPYGIGDEIRIGDQAGIVQEVDLFVTKIEDDSEEYIVPNRKVFEEEIVRVRD
- a CDS encoding nucleoside phosphorylase → MPGDSEDPNADVQYHLEVSPDDVADTVLLPGNPERLEKIVAFWDDHEMRAHHREYRTATGSYEGTPISVTSTGIGSPSAAIAVEELARVGVETFIRVGSCGAIQPEMDVGDLVITTGGVRQEGTSAEYVREDYPAAADYEVVSALVAAAERLGYDYHTGVTMSADSFYAGQGRPGFEGFEAAGADDLVAQLKEANVKNIEMEASAIMTLANIYGLRAGAVCTVYANRETGEFRTEGESRAAETATLATHLLAKMDAAKREAGADRWHPGLSLDLEE
- a CDS encoding DUF488 domain-containing protein is translated as MAIESRGTETQGESEWELADTYVAAIQHDLADVPEDVTYVGVVRQPAPWFHAAVDENHPELGPPADLLESMREIEEDMKMQGLCEEGAHNAAWDQVGFEEAYCDHLETSTDAQAALEELVDRLESGESIALVCFENTEKKRCHRTVLRERLERRLAGRPESES
- the cdd gene encoding cytidine deaminase — protein: MADSDDSDDLLERAREIQSRAHVPYSEYRVGAALETADGAVFVGCNLENANFSNSLHAEEVAVAEAVKRGHDDFARIAVSSGRRDGVTPCGMCRQTLAEFCDDDLVVICDEGEGEAPTEYTLGDLLPNTISQETLEDD
- a CDS encoding ABC transporter permease; protein product: MSKPTGTPTDTNDADADEPTLPFSRRTTIGLLGAGAVLAVWIVVGLLAPDSWAGVLLSIAASPSTHTAMLRLAVPIALAAIGGIFAEKSGVINIGIEGLLIVSAFSSIVAVHWLGVGEATAGLSNHWWGLLVGTIISVLFALLFAVVCIEFKADQIIAGLAVWLISLGLAPFASQIVFGSPNTASVGRFSSVTIPVLSDLPLVGYLLFDTEPQVYIMLAGAAIGWYLLARTNFGRWVVASGENPKALDTAGVDVRKVRYAAVLLSGVFAGLGGAGFALGDLGTFAGGGDTAINGRGFIAIATYLLANYHPIGALLGSFLFAGLNAVQNGMQAAGYAIPTELIRVIPHMTVIVVLVLVGRTRLPDAAGDHYESGED